From a single Anaerolineales bacterium genomic region:
- a CDS encoding secondary thiamine-phosphate synthase enzyme YjbQ codes for MRSYRKELWFSLPERRGFVNITPDVEACLAESQVKEGLVLVNAMHITASVFINDDESGLHHDYETWLERLAPHEPVSGYWHNRTGEDNADAHLKRQVMGREVVVAVSRGQLDFGPWEQIFYGEFDGRRRKRVLVKIIGE; via the coding sequence ATGCGCAGCTATCGGAAGGAATTGTGGTTCTCCTTGCCAGAACGGAGAGGGTTTGTCAACATCACCCCTGATGTTGAAGCCTGCTTGGCCGAAAGCCAGGTGAAGGAAGGCTTGGTCTTGGTCAACGCCATGCATATCACGGCCTCGGTCTTCATCAACGATGACGAGTCTGGGCTGCACCACGACTATGAGACCTGGTTGGAGAGGCTCGCCCCGCACGAGCCCGTGAGTGGGTACTGGCACAACCGCACCGGCGAGGACAACGCTGACGCCCACCTGAAGCGGCAAGTCATGGGGCGCGAGGTCGTGGTTGCTGTCTCCCGCGGACAACTAGATTTCGGCCCCTGGGAGCAGATCTTCTACGGGGAGTTCGATGGCCGCCGGCGAAAACGGGTGCTCGTCAAAATCATCGGCGAATAG